The nucleotide sequence ACACGTACGTGTACCGTACCTGCAGAAATCAAGAGTTTTTTAGCTATATCAGTAAAAGGAGTTCTAGTGTTATCGATTAACATGTCTAGAATCTGGTGATCAATTTCGTCTAATTTTACTTTTCCCATCGTGGTTGTGTTTTCGGCAAAATTAAAAAATTAAGGAATAATACGCATTAAAACTTGCATTTTTTTAACAAAAACGTAAAGATTCAATGATTTTAAAAAATAATGTTCAAAAATTTCACGCTTTAATCAGCTGATAAAAAGACTGTTGCCTTAGTTCTTCCCTTTCGGCCTCATTAAGGCAATCGTAAGTTTTATGACCAAAGTACCCATCTAGTTTCCCAGATTTAGCGAGCGAAGGTACAAATTCCAAGGTATTTCCTTTTAAAGTTTCTACATATAAAATACCTATAGCCTCCCCATCGCCCCATTTTTCGCCGAGAACTTGGGCATTCTTAATAAGGATATCATAAAACAACTTTCCATTTTCAGGAATATCAAAGTAGGCCTGCTGCGGATAGGCATCTATATTATTTTCCGAAATCACCTCCAACACCTTCAACAAAGCATAAAAAATATACTCCCTTGTACGCTCCCGATCATAGTCGCCCGGATAATGGCCCGACTCGAACAGAATGGTCGGCACGTTCAACATCTGAAAACTATCGCCAATACAATTCGCATTAAAGGCATCATCATATCGCCCCACCTGACCAGGAATCATTTTTTGCAAAAGTTGGTTCATCGCTACGACCAACTGCATACTCACCCCCCTTGTTTTTGAAATACTGCGTTCAGGGTCGTGGGCCGGAGCCAAAAACGATACCGTTGCCGGCTTATCGGTAAGCCCTACATTAAATATGGTACGCTGATCATGAAGATTCAAACAGTAATCTGGCTGAAAGGCATCAAAAACCCCTCGCAAAACAACACTCTCAGGCTGCGTCCTTTCCTGCGCATCCCTATTCAGATCGACCTGGTTTGCATTTACACGTGTATATACCGAAGCCCCATCAGGATTCAACATCGGTATGATCAACAATGTACAATGCTTTAAAATGGATTC is from Zobellia galactanivorans and encodes:
- a CDS encoding M14 family metallopeptidase; the protein is MSITPSHYNTIKENSVYGRYVVNEQILDFLSRNEDRHQVKTIGSSVQGRPIKSLQMGAGPIKVLMWSQMHGNESTTTKAVLDLVNFLNEGTSVAESILKHCTLLIIPMLNPDGASVYTRVNANQVDLNRDAQERTQPESVVLRGVFDAFQPDYCLNLHDQRTIFNVGLTDKPATVSFLAPAHDPERSISKTRGVSMQLVVAMNQLLQKMIPGQVGRYDDAFNANCIGDSFQMLNVPTILFESGHYPGDYDRERTREYIFYALLKVLEVISENNIDAYPQQAYFDIPENGKLFYDILIKNAQVLGEKWGDGEAIGILYVETLKGNTLEFVPSLAKSGKLDGYFGHKTYDCLNEAEREELRQQSFYQLIKA